The following are encoded in a window of Candidatus Fluviicola riflensis genomic DNA:
- the tsf gene encoding translation elongation factor Ts produces MAITAADVNKLRQQTGAGMMDCKNALVEADGDFEAAVDILRKKGQKIAAKRGENDASEGLIFAQTTPDHKVGVVLALNCETDFVAKNDSYRNFVQSLMDIAIAKLPASADELKGLKYDDRLTVDEKITEQVGVIGEKLDLSGYAVLKGEAVVAYNHPGNQLATLVALNNGNEAAVEAGRQVAMQVAAMNPIALNKDGVDARTIEREIEVGKDLAIQEGKPAEMAEKIAQGRLAKFFKENTLLSQEFVRDNKVTVEEFLNSTEKGLTVTEFKRLALS; encoded by the coding sequence ATGGCAATTACTGCTGCAGATGTAAATAAATTACGCCAACAAACAGGTGCAGGAATGATGGACTGCAAAAATGCACTTGTTGAAGCGGATGGCGATTTCGAAGCTGCTGTTGATATCCTTCGTAAAAAAGGACAAAAAATCGCAGCTAAACGTGGAGAAAATGACGCAAGCGAAGGGTTGATCTTTGCTCAAACAACTCCTGACCACAAAGTTGGTGTTGTATTGGCTTTGAATTGTGAGACCGATTTCGTTGCGAAAAACGACTCTTACCGTAACTTCGTTCAAAGTTTGATGGATATCGCAATCGCTAAACTTCCTGCTTCTGCAGATGAGTTGAAAGGATTGAAATACGATGACCGTTTGACAGTTGACGAGAAGATCACCGAGCAAGTTGGTGTAATCGGCGAGAAATTGGATCTTTCAGGTTATGCGGTATTGAAAGGTGAAGCAGTTGTTGCTTACAATCACCCGGGTAACCAGTTGGCTACATTGGTTGCGTTGAACAACGGAAACGAAGCTGCTGTTGAAGCAGGTCGTCAGGTTGCAATGCAGGTTGCAGCTATGAACCCGATCGCTTTGAACAAAGACGGAGTTGATGCGCGTACAATTGAGCGTGAAATCGAAGTTGGTAAAGACTTGGCTATTCAGGAAGGAAAACCTGCTGAAATGGCTGAGAAAATTGCTCAGGGACGTTTGGCGAAATTCTTCAAGGAGAACACTTTGTTGAGCCAGGAGTTTGTTCGCGATAACAAAGTTACCGTTGAAGAATTCCTTAATTCAACTGAAAAAGGATTAACAGTTACTGAATTCAAACGTTTGGCATTGAGCTAA
- a CDS encoding 30S ribosomal protein S9 gives MEVVNTLGRRKTSVARVYLMKGTGKVTVNKRDYKEFFPVAVLQSKIEQPFSLTETTGQYDVKVNVAGGGVNGQAEAIRLGIARALVKVSEDMKPLLKAEGLMTRDPRMVERKKPGQPKARKKFQFSKR, from the coding sequence ATGGAAGTAGTAAACACATTAGGAAGAAGAAAAACATCCGTTGCGCGTGTATACCTTATGAAAGGTACGGGCAAGGTGACAGTCAACAAGCGTGACTATAAAGAATTCTTTCCTGTAGCCGTTTTGCAATCGAAAATTGAGCAACCGTTCAGCCTGACTGAAACAACCGGTCAATACGATGTAAAAGTAAACGTTGCAGGTGGAGGAGTAAACGGCCAGGCCGAAGCGATCCGTTTGGGTATCGCCCGTGCATTGGTTAAGGTTTCTGAAGATATGAAACCGTTGTTGAAAGCTGAAGGTTTGATGACACGTGACCCGCGTATGGTGGAACGTAAAAAACCAGGTCAGCCGAAAGCACGTAAAAAATTCCAATTCTCGAAACGTTAA
- a CDS encoding nicotinate-nucleotide adenylyltransferase: MSSMVDERRLTTEEKALKINLTGDIYGCFAEIGAGQEVAANFFKAGGSSGTIAYTQSAYDMKVSDAMYGPASRYVCEERLTTMLQTEYETLSSRLPKKKEESRFFAFSNTVEALNYHKTNQGHGWVGIRFQMGLGGEPNDVILHIKLHDNSHKAQQEALGILGVNLIHACYFHTDDLDEFLTNLVHRIPRDRVEVDMLRVSGPDFDNVDNRIIALNLVKRGMTDATMFDLCGSVLQPATALYKKNILLMRGRFRPVTKVHIDMIETGSRQFLQEEGVSADNLSVIFELTLKDLTADGKISDKDFIDRAELLGSLGYTVMISNYLKHYKMVDYLAGISRGQKMGLIVGVYNLHTIFDERYYDNLPGGLLEAFGRGFGHNIKLFVYPATNVDTGELYTLENIQIPVHLRGLLQYMVDNNKMEAILDFDPRLLHILSDEVLSKIKAHAHSWENDVPEDVVKAIKYFELFGYVKRKEVVSV; encoded by the coding sequence ATGAGTAGCATGGTGGATGAAAGAAGATTGACGACCGAAGAAAAGGCGCTAAAGATCAATCTAACAGGAGATATTTACGGTTGTTTTGCCGAAATTGGAGCTGGCCAGGAAGTGGCGGCCAATTTCTTCAAAGCCGGCGGAAGTTCAGGTACCATTGCGTATACGCAGTCTGCTTACGATATGAAAGTATCGGATGCGATGTATGGCCCTGCTTCACGCTACGTGTGTGAGGAACGACTCACAACGATGCTGCAGACGGAATACGAAACACTGAGTTCCCGTTTACCGAAAAAGAAAGAAGAATCGCGCTTTTTTGCGTTCAGTAATACGGTAGAAGCATTGAACTACCACAAAACCAATCAAGGTCACGGTTGGGTAGGAATCCGTTTCCAAATGGGATTGGGTGGCGAACCCAACGATGTGATTCTGCACATTAAACTGCATGATAATTCGCACAAAGCACAGCAGGAAGCACTGGGGATTTTGGGTGTGAATCTTATTCACGCCTGTTATTTTCATACTGACGATTTGGATGAATTTTTGACCAATCTCGTACACCGTATTCCACGCGATAGAGTAGAAGTGGATATGTTACGTGTTTCGGGTCCCGATTTTGACAATGTTGACAACCGTATCATCGCATTGAACCTGGTAAAACGCGGCATGACCGATGCTACGATGTTTGATCTTTGCGGAAGTGTTTTGCAACCGGCAACAGCTTTATACAAGAAAAATATTTTGTTGATGCGCGGACGTTTCCGTCCTGTGACGAAAGTACACATCGATATGATTGAAACCGGTTCGCGCCAGTTTTTACAGGAAGAGGGCGTTTCCGCTGACAACCTTTCGGTGATTTTTGAGTTGACGTTGAAAGACCTTACAGCCGATGGTAAAATCTCGGATAAAGACTTCATCGATAGAGCAGAATTGTTGGGTTCACTTGGTTATACCGTGATGATTTCCAATTATTTGAAGCATTATAAAATGGTCGATTATTTGGCCGGAATTTCACGTGGTCAGAAAATGGGATTGATCGTAGGAGTTTACAACCTGCACACCATTTTCGACGAACGTTATTACGACAATCTTCCGGGCGGTTTGCTTGAAGCTTTTGGCCGCGGATTCGGACACAATATCAAATTATTCGTTTACCCTGCGACCAATGTGGACACGGGTGAATTGTACACGTTGGAAAATATCCAGATTCCGGTTCATTTGCGCGGGTTATTGCAATACATGGTCGATAACAATAAAATGGAAGCTATTTTGGATTTCGATCCGAGATTACTGCACATTCTTTCCGATGAAGTATTATCGAAAATCAAAGCACACGCTCATAGCTGGGAAAATGATGTTCCGGAAG
- a CDS encoding DNA polymerase IV: MYEEFPFPVRKIIHVDMDAFYASVEQMDNPELRGKPLAVGGNEVRGVVSAASYEARRFGVRSAMSGIIAARKCPHLIFVPPRFDRYKEISQQIRAVFHEFTDLVEPLSLDEAFLDVTENKFNHPSATLLAQEIRRRIKEVTGLNASAGISINKFVAKVASDINKPNGQKTIPPEEVLAFLETLPIEKFFGVGKVTADRMNKHGIFNGADLKKRSLEYLSLYFGKSGKHYYDIVRGIQYSEVVPDRLRKSIAAERTFSSDLSSSYFMIEQLDKIADELEKRLVRNNVKGKTITVKLKFSDFTQQTRSKTVPLFVNRKADFFPVVEELMEQEPLKGAVRLLGISMTKLDSEEGSKSVSAQLMLDF; encoded by the coding sequence ATGTACGAAGAGTTTCCATTTCCGGTTAGAAAAATCATTCATGTTGACATGGATGCGTTTTATGCTTCCGTAGAGCAAATGGACAATCCTGAATTGCGCGGAAAACCGTTGGCTGTTGGTGGAAATGAAGTGCGTGGCGTGGTTTCTGCGGCCAGTTACGAAGCCCGGAGATTCGGTGTGCGATCAGCTATGTCTGGAATTATCGCCGCACGGAAATGTCCGCACCTGATTTTTGTACCACCGCGATTTGACCGTTACAAAGAAATCTCACAGCAAATCAGGGCTGTGTTTCATGAGTTCACCGATTTGGTGGAACCGCTTTCATTGGACGAAGCTTTTTTGGACGTCACCGAAAACAAATTCAATCATCCTTCTGCTACTTTATTGGCGCAGGAAATCCGCCGACGGATTAAAGAAGTCACCGGATTAAATGCTTCCGCAGGAATCTCCATCAATAAATTTGTCGCCAAAGTAGCTTCGGATATCAACAAACCAAACGGACAAAAAACCATTCCTCCCGAAGAAGTGCTGGCCTTTTTGGAAACCTTGCCGATTGAAAAGTTTTTCGGCGTCGGAAAAGTGACCGCTGATCGCATGAATAAACACGGAATTTTCAACGGAGCCGATCTGAAGAAAAGATCACTTGAATACCTGAGCCTTTACTTCGGGAAATCAGGCAAACATTATTACGACATTGTTCGGGGAATTCAATACAGCGAAGTTGTTCCGGATCGTTTACGGAAATCCATTGCCGCCGAGCGTACGTTCAGCAGCGATCTCAGTTCGTCTTATTTTATGATTGAACAACTCGATAAAATCGCTGATGAACTCGAAAAAAGATTGGTGCGAAACAATGTAAAAGGCAAGACGATTACCGTGAAATTGAAGTTCAGTGATTTTACGCAACAAACCCGCAGTAAAACAGTACCTTTGTTCGTGAACCGGAAGGCTGATTTTTTTCCTGTCGTGGAAGAATTAATGGAACAGGAACCATTGAAAGGAGCGGTTCGATTGCTCGGTATTTCGATGACCAAACTCGATTCGGAAGAAGGTTCAAAAAGTGTTTCAGCACAACTGATGTTGGATTTTTGA
- a CDS encoding cell filamentation protein Fic — protein sequence MYSKPPYEITATILKAISAISEKIGEVNARYLNKPSLELRKQNRIKTIHSSLAIEGNTLTESQITAIIEGKRVIGPQKEILEVANAIEVYDQLYSFDPYTTNSFFKAHELLMNGLMANAGSYRKQGVGIVQGESIRHLAPPSDNVPYLMKSLFDYLKKDEDLILIKSCVFHYEMEFIHPFLDGNGRMGRLWQTLILMKDYPVFEYIPFEHLISQTQESYYGALSLSDKSGHSTAFIEYMLKVIDTSLADLLNENHNHLSTVDRLNYFLQSHPNSFTRKEYMTVFKDLSTATASRDLKKGIEIGLLETSGNHNQTVYSKRN from the coding sequence ATGTATAGCAAACCTCCGTATGAAATAACAGCTACTATTTTAAAAGCGATAAGTGCTATTTCCGAGAAAATAGGAGAAGTAAACGCCCGGTATTTAAATAAACCGTCGCTCGAACTGCGAAAACAAAATCGTATTAAAACCATTCATTCTTCTCTTGCAATTGAAGGTAATACACTCACGGAATCACAAATCACAGCTATCATTGAAGGAAAACGAGTGATCGGGCCACAAAAAGAAATACTGGAAGTAGCTAATGCAATTGAAGTTTATGACCAATTATATTCATTTGATCCCTACACAACCAATTCCTTTTTTAAAGCACATGAGTTACTCATGAACGGGTTGATGGCAAATGCGGGTTCCTATCGTAAACAAGGAGTGGGTATCGTACAGGGTGAATCAATCAGACATTTGGCTCCACCAAGCGACAATGTTCCTTACCTAATGAAAAGCTTATTCGATTACTTAAAAAAAGATGAAGACCTGATACTAATCAAAAGTTGTGTCTTTCATTACGAAATGGAATTTATTCACCCTTTTTTGGATGGAAACGGAAGAATGGGGCGACTGTGGCAAACCTTGATTTTAATGAAAGATTATCCTGTTTTTGAATACATTCCATTCGAGCATTTAATCAGTCAAACCCAGGAATCGTATTATGGGGCTCTTTCTTTAAGTGATAAATCAGGACACTCAACTGCTTTTATCGAATACATGCTGAAAGTAATCGATACTTCACTTGCTGATCTGTTAAACGAAAACCACAACCATTTATCCACTGTTGATCGGTTAAACTATTTTCTGCAATCACATCCCAATTCTTTCACCAGAAAGGAATACATGACCGTCTTTAAAGATCTTTCAACAGCCACTGCAAGTCGTGATTTGAAAAAAGGTATTGAAATAGGTTTATTGGAAACATCAGGCAACCACAATCAAACTGTTTATTCGAAACGAAATTGA
- a CDS encoding 3-deoxy-7-phosphoheptulonate synthase, producing MKADNLHSETNALEPIILAGPCSAETEEQVLKTAHAIKNQTTATIFRAGVWKPRTNPGGFEGIGLIGLSWLLQAKKETGLKTAVEVATAEHVNNALQFDTDVLWIGARTTVNPFSVQEIAAALKGTDRLVLVKNPVNPDVKLWIGAVERLRKAGVENIGLIHRGFSSYVKGDYRNTPMWQIPIEMKRLFPEIPMIVDPSHICGNRVDLQDIAQKGLNLGYQGLMIESHIDPDRAWTDKEQQITPRELQLLLEGLIWKKHQVDKQFSQQIDMLREQINLFDDELIQLLTNRLATARQIGNLKKENNVAVLQSNRWNEILNKMIEKGNSAGLNDQFVQAFMEIIHLESIRLQSNLNHTKMR from the coding sequence ATGAAGGCGGACAACTTACACTCTGAAACAAATGCATTGGAACCGATTATTTTGGCCGGGCCTTGCAGTGCGGAAACGGAAGAACAGGTTTTAAAAACGGCTCATGCCATTAAAAATCAAACCACGGCAACTATTTTCCGTGCCGGGGTTTGGAAACCACGTACTAATCCCGGAGGATTTGAAGGAATCGGGCTCATCGGACTTTCATGGCTTTTGCAGGCAAAAAAGGAAACGGGCCTGAAAACAGCTGTCGAAGTAGCAACGGCCGAACATGTAAACAATGCTTTGCAGTTTGATACTGACGTACTTTGGATTGGAGCCCGGACTACCGTGAATCCGTTTAGTGTACAGGAAATCGCCGCAGCATTGAAAGGAACCGACAGGTTGGTTTTAGTCAAAAATCCGGTAAATCCGGATGTAAAATTGTGGATTGGTGCCGTAGAACGCCTTCGGAAAGCCGGGGTAGAAAACATCGGACTTATTCACCGTGGATTTTCCTCGTATGTTAAAGGCGATTACCGCAATACTCCTATGTGGCAGATTCCGATTGAAATGAAGCGTTTGTTTCCCGAAATCCCCATGATTGTTGATCCGTCCCACATTTGCGGAAATCGTGTTGATTTGCAGGATATTGCTCAAAAAGGACTCAATCTCGGTTACCAGGGACTGATGATCGAGTCGCATATTGATCCCGACAGGGCCTGGACCGATAAAGAACAACAAATTACACCCCGCGAACTGCAGTTGCTGCTCGAGGGATTGATTTGGAAAAAACACCAGGTCGATAAACAATTTTCGCAGCAGATTGACATGTTACGTGAACAAATCAATTTATTTGATGACGAACTGATTCAGCTTCTCACCAATCGTTTGGCTACAGCCAGGCAGATTGGAAATCTGAAAAAAGAAAACAACGTGGCTGTTTTGCAAAGCAATCGCTGGAATGAGATCCTGAATAAAATGATTGAAAAAGGGAATTCTGCAGGATTAAATGATCAGTTTGTTCAGGCGTTTATGGAGATTATTCATTTGGAAAGCATCCGGTTGCAGAGTAATCTGAATCACACGAAAATGAGGTGA
- the purS gene encoding phosphoribosylformylglycinamidine synthase, purS protein — translation MKFKAEIDVMPLDALLDPQGKAVSNSMSTIGLPEISGVRIGRHVRLFVDAGSKAEATEKVESACKKLLSNQIMESYAYHIEEA, via the coding sequence ATGAAATTCAAAGCTGAAATCGATGTAATGCCTTTAGATGCATTGTTGGATCCACAAGGAAAAGCAGTTAGTAATAGTATGAGCACCATTGGTTTGCCTGAGATTTCAGGTGTGCGAATCGGTCGCCACGTGCGCTTGTTTGTAGATGCTGGTTCGAAAGCAGAAGCTACGGAAAAAGTAGAGTCTGCGTGCAAGAAATTGTTATCGAACCAAATCATGGAAAGTTACGCTTACCACATCGAGGAAGCGTAA
- a CDS encoding 50S ribosomal protein L13, with translation MDTLSYKTVSGNKETANKKWLLVDAEGQTVGRLASKVAKLIRGKHKTNFTPHADCGDNVIVINAAKISFSGTKLVNKEYVRYTGYPGGQRSLTAQELLARNPQRVVEKAIKGMLPKNTLGRNLFTNLKVYAGAEHKQEAQNPEVINLDTFK, from the coding sequence GTGGATACTTTAAGTTACAAAACCGTGTCCGGCAACAAGGAAACCGCAAATAAAAAGTGGTTGTTGGTGGACGCTGAGGGCCAGACTGTTGGTCGCTTAGCGAGCAAGGTGGCGAAGTTAATCCGTGGAAAACACAAGACTAACTTTACACCGCATGCTGACTGCGGAGATAACGTGATTGTTATCAATGCAGCTAAAATTTCGTTCTCTGGTACCAAATTGGTAAACAAAGAGTACGTACGTTACACTGGCTATCCGGGTGGACAGCGTTCACTAACAGCTCAGGAGTTGTTGGCGCGCAATCCTCAACGTGTAGTTGAGAAAGCAATCAAAGGAATGTTGCCGAAAAACACATTGGGCCGTAACTTGTTTACGAACCTGAAAGTGTACGCAGGTGCTGAGCACAAGCAAGAGGCGCAAAATCCGGAGGTAATTAATCTTGACACATTCAAATAA
- the rpsB gene encoding 30S ribosomal protein S2 codes for MSRVNFETLLEAGVHFGHLKRKWNPAMAPYIFDEKKGIHIIDLNKTIAHLDQACAAMKQIAKSGKKVLFVATKKQAKEIIAERVAAINMPFVTERWSGGMLTNFQTTRKSIRKMAAIDKMKTDGTWETLNKRERLFKTRQREKLEKNFGSIAEMTRQPAAIFLVDILKEHIALNEAKRLNVPTFAMVDTNSDPRLVDFPIPANDDATKSITVILDAICGAIKEGLEERKSAGTGKDKDEAVVEAAAPAAEEAATKE; via the coding sequence ATGTCAAGAGTAAATTTTGAAACGTTATTAGAAGCAGGTGTTCACTTCGGACACTTAAAAAGAAAATGGAACCCGGCAATGGCGCCGTATATCTTTGATGAGAAAAAAGGTATCCACATTATTGACCTTAATAAGACAATTGCACATCTTGATCAGGCATGTGCGGCAATGAAACAAATTGCCAAGTCGGGTAAAAAAGTTCTTTTCGTAGCTACTAAAAAACAAGCAAAAGAAATCATCGCTGAACGCGTTGCGGCAATCAATATGCCTTTCGTTACAGAGCGTTGGTCGGGTGGTATGTTAACCAACTTCCAGACTACACGTAAATCGATCCGTAAAATGGCGGCGATTGATAAAATGAAAACAGACGGTACATGGGAAACATTGAACAAGCGTGAGCGTTTGTTTAAGACTCGTCAGCGTGAGAAACTAGAGAAAAACTTTGGTTCTATCGCTGAAATGACCCGCCAGCCGGCCGCTATCTTCTTGGTAGATATCTTGAAAGAGCATATCGCTTTGAACGAAGCAAAACGTTTGAATGTTCCGACATTCGCAATGGTAGATACGAATTCTGACCCACGTTTGGTTGATTTCCCTATCCCTGCAAATGACGATGCTACAAAATCAATCACTGTGATCTTAGACGCAATTTGCGGAGCGATCAAAGAAGGATTGGAAGAGCGCAAAAGTGCCGGAACAGGTAAAGACAAAGACGAAGCAGTAGTTGAAGCTGCAGCTCCTGCAGCTGAAGAAGCAGCTACGAAAGAATAA
- a CDS encoding enoyl-CoA hydratase, producing MSEAIDQGYVNVEVDDRMVATIEFGHPLSNSLPGAILRKLADTITETGIRSDVKLIVLRSEGSKAFCAGASFDELISIKDLDTGKVFFSGFAMVINACRKCPKLIIGRVHGKAVGGGVGIASAVDYCFATKKADVKLSELAVGIGPFVVGPAVERKIGLSAMSQLAINATEWQTAEWAYNNGLYASLSDSEEMMDEEIERLVTQLSKSSPEAMAELKKIFWTGTENWDTLLVERAGISGTLVLSDFTVNAINAFKKN from the coding sequence ATGTCAGAAGCGATTGACCAGGGATATGTAAATGTGGAGGTTGATGACCGTATGGTTGCGACCATTGAATTCGGCCACCCGCTGAGTAATTCCTTACCGGGTGCCATTCTTCGCAAATTAGCGGATACCATTACCGAAACAGGAATCCGTTCCGATGTAAAACTGATCGTTCTGCGTTCGGAAGGTTCGAAAGCGTTTTGTGCAGGAGCCAGTTTCGACGAATTGATTTCGATCAAAGACCTCGATACAGGAAAAGTGTTTTTCTCCGGATTTGCCATGGTGATCAACGCTTGCCGTAAATGCCCGAAATTGATTATCGGAAGAGTACATGGTAAAGCAGTAGGCGGTGGAGTGGGAATCGCTTCGGCGGTTGATTACTGTTTTGCTACCAAAAAAGCAGATGTAAAACTGTCTGAACTGGCAGTTGGAATCGGTCCTTTTGTAGTTGGCCCGGCAGTTGAACGCAAAATCGGTTTGTCCGCGATGAGCCAGTTGGCCATCAACGCAACCGAATGGCAAACGGCAGAATGGGCATACAACAACGGTTTGTACGCCAGTTTATCCGATTCGGAGGAAATGATGGACGAAGAAATTGAACGATTGGTAACTCAATTGTCCAAATCAAGTCCCGAAGCAATGGCCGAATTGAAGAAGATCTTCTGGACCGGAACCGAAAACTGGGATACTTTATTGGTAGAACGGGCCGGAATCAGCGGAACATTGGTATTGTCTGACTTTACTGTAAATGCCATCAACGCATTCAAGAAAAACTGA
- a CDS encoding UMP kinase, which produces MKYTRILLKLSGESLMGDKQFGIDNNRLSVYANQIKEIHGLGVEVAIVIGGGNIFRGVQAEEGGMDRTHGDYMGMLATMINSMALQAALESVGLQTRLQSAIEMKEISEPYVRRRAVRHLEKGRVVIFGAGTGNPFFTTDSAASLRAIEINADVILKGTRVDGIYTADPEKDPNATKYDVITFDDVYSRGLKVMDMTAFTLCKENDLPIIVFDMDTPGNLKRLLEGEQVGTIVRN; this is translated from the coding sequence ATGAAATACACACGCATTCTGCTCAAATTAAGTGGAGAATCTCTCATGGGGGATAAACAATTTGGAATTGACAACAACCGTTTGAGTGTGTATGCCAACCAAATCAAAGAAATTCACGGGTTGGGAGTAGAAGTGGCTATTGTGATCGGCGGTGGAAATATCTTTAGAGGCGTTCAGGCCGAAGAAGGAGGAATGGACCGCACACATGGTGATTACATGGGAATGTTGGCAACGATGATCAACTCGATGGCGTTGCAAGCGGCGCTGGAATCAGTTGGATTGCAAACACGCCTTCAGTCGGCCATTGAAATGAAAGAAATTTCGGAGCCTTACGTTCGCAGAAGAGCCGTTCGTCATTTGGAAAAAGGCCGTGTGGTGATCTTTGGTGCCGGAACGGGAAATCCGTTTTTCACGACTGATTCAGCCGCTTCATTGCGGGCAATTGAGATCAACGCTGACGTGATCCTGAAAGGAACCCGTGTTGACGGAATTTACACTGCCGACCCTGAAAAAGACCCGAATGCAACCAAATACGATGTGATCACGTTTGATGATGTTTACAGCCGTGGACTGAAAGTAATGGACATGACCGCATTTACCCTTTGTAAAGAAAATGACCTTCCGATTATTGTGTTTGATATGGACACGCCTGGTAATCTGAAACGCCTGCTGGAAGGAGAACAAGTAGGAACAATCGTTCGTAATTAA
- a CDS encoding ribosome recycling factor gives MTEDLQLIYDELKSSNAKSIVHLENELLKIRAGKATPSMLHSVMVDYYGSPTPIQQVANINSMDARTLTVQAWEKNMLQEIAKGIINSNLGLNPQNNGEQLIIQIPPLTEERRRDLVKKAKAESEHAKVGIRNNRKDGIDMVKDLKAEGLSEDMTKDAETEIQNITNSFIKKVDELVDAKEKDIMTI, from the coding sequence ATGACTGAAGATTTGCAACTGATTTATGATGAATTAAAAAGCTCCAATGCCAAATCTATTGTGCACCTGGAAAATGAATTATTGAAAATCCGTGCCGGAAAAGCCACACCGTCGATGCTTCATAGCGTGATGGTTGATTATTACGGTTCTCCAACACCTATTCAGCAGGTTGCCAACATCAACTCGATGGATGCGCGTACATTGACTGTGCAGGCCTGGGAGAAAAACATGTTGCAGGAAATCGCCAAAGGAATCATCAACTCCAATCTTGGATTGAATCCGCAAAACAACGGCGAACAATTGATCATTCAGATTCCACCGTTGACAGAAGAACGTCGTAGAGATTTGGTGAAAAAAGCCAAAGCCGAAAGCGAACACGCCAAAGTGGGGATCCGCAATAACCGCAAAGACGGAATTGACATGGTAAAAGACCTTAAAGCAGAAGGACTTTCGGAAGACATGACCAAGGACGCTGAAACTGAAATCCAGAACATCACTAACAGCTTTATCAAAAAAGTAGACGAATTGGTTGATGCGAAGGAAAAAGATATCATGACTATCTGA